A stretch of Sulfuricurvum sp. DNA encodes these proteins:
- a CDS encoding MFS transporter, with protein MIRTKKRIIAAGIIGNVIEYYDFALIGFLAVMMGNLFFPSTDPFLSLLGSFGAFAAGMIMRPVGAMIFGHIGDRVGRRFALMTSLLLMALPTFLIGLLPTYTQIGILAPILLVVLRMIQGLSVGGEYASSIVYLVEQSSPNRQNLYGSFVSVGAKIGMALGSGLCGVLLWYLGEDVMGDWGWRIPFLLSIVIAAAGLYLRRNLTDNYQPHEDKTIPLVAIFRDHKKLFIQFLIVASVIWMLYYTLFIYLPHWLEDSAGLLKVDAGKINTISIVLGVIFIPIMAMIADRLGSIQVMRVSAIATAITIVPIMYVMVHGGFYGALISTALMTLLLCAFQAPIFSTVVHGLKHHGHRASFTALILGSAAGIVGGVTPVLMTSLVEFSGNIYAPAYLIGVLSVVAWGVLMGIKR; from the coding sequence TTGATCCGCACCAAAAAACGTATTATCGCAGCCGGAATTATCGGCAACGTCATCGAGTATTACGATTTTGCACTCATCGGTTTTTTAGCAGTGATGATGGGAAACCTATTTTTTCCCTCTACTGATCCATTTCTCTCCCTTTTAGGCTCCTTCGGTGCTTTCGCCGCCGGTATGATTATGCGCCCTGTTGGGGCGATGATCTTCGGTCATATCGGTGATCGTGTTGGACGGCGGTTTGCTCTCATGACTTCGTTGCTATTAATGGCATTACCCACCTTTTTAATCGGTTTATTGCCCACCTACACCCAAATCGGGATATTGGCACCGATACTTTTAGTTGTCTTACGGATGATTCAGGGATTATCGGTTGGGGGTGAATACGCCAGTTCCATCGTCTATTTGGTCGAACAATCGAGTCCCAACCGCCAAAATCTTTACGGCTCTTTTGTCTCCGTCGGAGCGAAAATCGGGATGGCATTGGGATCGGGATTATGTGGAGTATTGTTATGGTATTTGGGTGAAGATGTGATGGGAGATTGGGGGTGGAGGATACCGTTTTTACTCAGTATTGTTATCGCCGCCGCAGGGTTGTACTTACGCCGTAATCTTACCGACAATTATCAACCGCATGAGGATAAAACTATCCCCTTAGTGGCTATTTTTAGAGATCATAAAAAACTGTTCATCCAATTTTTGATTGTAGCATCGGTTATATGGATGCTCTATTACACATTATTTATCTATTTGCCTCATTGGCTTGAGGATAGTGCAGGGCTTTTAAAAGTGGATGCCGGTAAGATTAACACCATTTCGATTGTGTTGGGGGTAATTTTTATCCCGATAATGGCGATGATAGCGGATAGACTCGGATCGATTCAGGTTATGAGGGTTTCTGCTATTGCGACGGCAATAACCATTGTCCCTATAATGTATGTGATGGTGCACGGTGGATTTTACGGTGCTCTTATATCTACCGCGTTGATGACACTGTTGCTATGTGCCTTTCAAGCCCCTATCTTCTCCACCGTTGTCCATGGATTAAAACATCATGGTCATCGAGCATCGTTTACGGCACTTATTTTAGGGAGTGCTGCTGGAATCGTCGGTGGGGTTACACCTGTATTGATGACATCGTTGGTAGAGTTTAGCGGCAATATTTATGCACCTGCTTATTTAATCGGTGTTTTATCGGTAGTTGCATGGGGTGTTTTGATGGGAATCAAACGTTAG
- a CDS encoding TIGR00730 family Rossman fold protein translates to MAKRIHAKRNESHRRYLKDIKTGDVWSVFKIIADFVQGFDELGDLGPSVTIFGSARVDENHPFYLQAMKLSDMLGERGFNVITGGGPGIMEAANRGAFNHDDVESIGLNIELSSEQQPNPYITKGRSFDYFFSRKVMLVKYSMAYVIFPGGFGTLDEMFEALTLIQTKKVTGVRLFLIGTEFYTPLITFIRNKLLGEGMIEEEDLNLIILSDDLDFVVNEIEKSLMTQIDALEKEGLHDTKYYHSLSSYVNEKCTTDGGSE, encoded by the coding sequence ATGGCAAAACGTATTCATGCCAAAAGAAATGAATCCCATCGCCGTTATCTTAAAGATATAAAAACTGGTGATGTGTGGAGTGTCTTTAAAATCATTGCCGATTTTGTACAAGGCTTTGATGAACTTGGAGATTTGGGACCTTCGGTAACGATATTCGGTAGTGCTCGTGTGGATGAGAATCATCCTTTTTATCTTCAAGCTATGAAGCTCTCGGATATGTTAGGTGAGCGTGGTTTTAATGTTATCACCGGTGGTGGACCGGGTATTATGGAAGCGGCTAACCGCGGGGCATTTAATCATGATGATGTTGAATCGATCGGTCTTAATATTGAACTCTCCTCTGAACAGCAACCTAACCCTTATATTACCAAAGGGCGTTCATTCGATTACTTTTTTTCTCGTAAAGTGATGCTAGTCAAATACTCTATGGCGTATGTTATTTTTCCGGGAGGTTTCGGAACGCTTGATGAGATGTTTGAAGCACTAACGTTAATCCAAACTAAAAAAGTGACAGGTGTACGGCTCTTTCTTATCGGAACGGAGTTTTATACCCCCCTTATTACGTTTATACGGAACAAATTATTAGGGGAGGGGATGATCGAAGAAGAGGATCTTAATTTGATTATCCTGAGTGATGATTTGGATTTTGTGGTAAATGAGATTGAGAAATCGTTGATGACGCAGATTGACGCACTTGAGAAAGAGGGGCTACACGATACGAAATATTATCATTCACTCTCTTCGTATGTTAATGAGAAATGTACTACCGATGGGGGAAGTGAGTGA
- the fliY gene encoding flagellar motor switch protein FliY has translation MNNFTGLFATEATATIEGLTGQAPSVSFKEAESISIVSNVIPPIACVQLTFSGAASGKGMVMVPPALATALADMMLGGDGEGKNEMNDDDLDALKEIVSNITASMSTTLGSQKELPKFAIKTENALFIPEHQEINLDPYAKMYVYTFVLGEINSLMMFAVDSTILQAIEGTSSSVESSNDNDVVMGNSSESQHRGRKLDESEMKNIGLIMDVKLPVRVRIGKKKMLLKDVLSMDIGSVIELNQLANDPLDILVDDHVIAQGEVVIVDGNFGVQITSIGSKRDRLTKLKG, from the coding sequence ATGAATAATTTTACAGGGCTATTCGCCACAGAAGCAACCGCAACTATAGAAGGATTAACGGGTCAAGCACCCAGTGTCAGTTTTAAAGAGGCTGAATCCATCTCTATTGTCAGCAATGTCATCCCGCCAATAGCGTGTGTTCAGCTCACTTTTAGCGGTGCGGCCAGTGGTAAAGGGATGGTTATGGTTCCTCCTGCTCTTGCGACAGCATTGGCAGATATGATGCTTGGTGGTGATGGTGAGGGAAAAAATGAGATGAACGATGATGATCTCGATGCCCTTAAAGAGATTGTTTCCAATATCACTGCTTCGATGAGTACAACACTTGGGTCTCAAAAAGAGCTTCCAAAATTTGCGATAAAAACAGAAAATGCGCTCTTTATCCCTGAACATCAAGAGATCAATCTCGATCCATATGCAAAAATGTATGTCTATACTTTTGTGTTAGGGGAGATTAATTCACTGATGATGTTTGCAGTAGATTCCACTATTTTGCAGGCTATTGAGGGAACAAGTAGCAGTGTTGAATCCTCAAATGACAATGATGTTGTGATGGGAAACAGTAGTGAATCTCAACATCGTGGACGAAAACTTGATGAGAGTGAGATGAAAAATATCGGTCTCATCATGGATGTAAAGCTTCCGGTACGTGTTCGTATCGGTAAGAAAAAAATGTTGCTCAAAGATGTTCTCAGCATGGATATCGGATCGGTTATCGAGTTGAATCAATTAGCCAATGATCCGTTGGATATTTTGGTGGATGATCATGTTATCGCACAGGGCGAAGTGGTGATTGTAGATGGTAACTTTGGGGTTCAAATCACCTCTATCGGGTCGAAGCGTGATCGTTTGACAAAACTCAAAGGCTAA
- the fliM gene encoding flagellar motor switch protein FliM yields MADILSQEEIDALLDVVDDEGEVSLDGEEENLFPNRQITLYDFKRPNRVSKEQLRAFRGIHDKMARSISSQISSIMRSIVEIQLHSVDQMTYGEFLMSLPNPTSFNVFSMKPLEGNGVLEINPSIAFPMLDRILGGKGEPFEANREFSDIELSLFETILRVMMGTLREAWGPVTDLYPQVESKESSPNVVQIVAQNEIVVMVVMEIIIGHSSGMMNICYPVIALEPILPKLASRDLMLNETSSKKSRNQELQVLLGGAHVNIEVNLGYAELSLYELLEIEVGDILRLNLPADDVVSVSVDGKERFVAQMGLRRFRKSVQITKMIDTEKDAVKRALKEFESKRKERIIGAKEIMKSVDQYDEDNE; encoded by the coding sequence ATGGCTGATATATTATCCCAAGAAGAGATTGACGCCCTTCTCGACGTTGTTGATGATGAGGGTGAAGTATCGCTGGATGGAGAAGAAGAGAACCTTTTTCCAAATCGTCAGATAACGTTATACGATTTTAAGCGTCCTAACCGTGTCTCAAAAGAGCAACTCCGTGCATTTCGAGGGATTCACGATAAGATGGCACGTTCTATTTCATCACAAATATCGTCAATTATGCGCTCCATTGTAGAGATTCAGCTCCATTCGGTTGATCAGATGACCTATGGGGAATTTTTGATGTCACTTCCCAATCCGACCAGTTTTAACGTCTTTTCGATGAAGCCGTTGGAAGGGAATGGTGTTTTGGAGATCAACCCCTCTATTGCTTTTCCGATGCTAGATCGAATCTTGGGGGGAAAAGGGGAACCTTTCGAAGCCAATCGTGAGTTTTCCGATATTGAGCTATCATTGTTTGAGACAATTTTACGGGTTATGATGGGGACACTCCGTGAAGCATGGGGACCGGTAACGGATCTGTACCCGCAAGTAGAATCTAAAGAATCGAGTCCAAACGTCGTCCAAATCGTTGCTCAAAATGAGATAGTCGTTATGGTAGTGATGGAGATTATCATCGGTCACAGTTCGGGAATGATGAATATTTGTTATCCTGTTATAGCGTTAGAACCGATTTTGCCGAAATTGGCAAGTCGTGATTTGATGCTCAATGAAACGAGTTCGAAAAAAAGCCGGAATCAGGAACTTCAAGTTCTTTTAGGTGGTGCTCACGTTAATATAGAAGTCAATTTGGGATATGCTGAACTGAGTCTGTATGAGCTGTTGGAGATCGAAGTAGGAGATATTTTACGCCTAAATCTCCCGGCAGATGATGTAGTAAGTGTCAGTGTCGATGGGAAAGAGCGTTTTGTCGCACAAATGGGGCTACGACGTTTCCGAAAATCGGTTCAAATTACGAAGATGATCGATACCGAAAAAGATGCGGTCAAACGTGCTCTCAAAGAGTTTGAAAGTAAAAGAAAAGAGCGTATTATCGGCGCTAAAGAGATTATGAAAAGCGTCGATCAGTATGATGAGGATAACGAATGA
- the mtgA gene encoding monofunctional biosynthetic peptidoglycan transglycosylase, giving the protein MNKFWKILLILLALVTLDIVRYVVYPNVSTLKNENPIPTAFMEYRQEQWASENRDMQITQKWVSMNQISPNIIKAVLIGEDDGFYHHDGFDVKGMENAIERSIQKKTLAGGSTISQQLSKNLYLSPSKNPVRKIKEAIITWRIEKTLSKRRILEIYLNVAEWGDGIFGIEAAARHYYHKSAKNLSGDEAAHLAAVLPNPIKYNPTGNQKYVINRSRIILKTMKRRGVIQSYKEVMTPAKEDASSLNLSESNDSTEALFNTSSDDPSVKNTEENSVDPLIFGHNDQNSTQ; this is encoded by the coding sequence ATGAATAAATTTTGGAAAATACTCCTTATCCTATTAGCTCTTGTAACGCTTGATATCGTTCGTTACGTCGTTTACCCCAATGTTTCAACTCTCAAAAATGAAAATCCTATTCCAACGGCTTTTATGGAGTATCGTCAAGAGCAGTGGGCTAGTGAGAACCGAGATATGCAAATCACCCAAAAATGGGTCAGCATGAACCAAATCTCTCCCAATATTATCAAAGCGGTATTAATCGGGGAAGATGATGGGTTTTATCACCATGACGGATTTGATGTCAAAGGGATGGAAAATGCTATCGAGCGAAGTATCCAGAAAAAAACATTAGCAGGTGGTAGCACCATCAGCCAACAACTCTCCAAAAATCTCTACCTCTCCCCTAGCAAAAATCCGGTGCGAAAAATCAAAGAGGCAATCATCACGTGGCGGATTGAAAAAACCCTCTCTAAACGGCGTATTCTAGAGATTTATCTCAACGTTGCCGAATGGGGTGATGGGATATTCGGAATCGAGGCAGCGGCTCGACATTATTACCACAAAAGTGCCAAAAATCTGAGTGGCGATGAAGCGGCACATCTCGCCGCCGTTTTACCTAATCCGATCAAATACAACCCTACCGGAAATCAAAAGTATGTTATTAATCGCTCTCGCATTATCCTAAAAACGATGAAACGACGAGGTGTCATACAATCATATAAAGAGGTAATGACCCCTGCTAAAGAGGACGCATCATCTCTAAACTTATCCGAAAGCAATGATTCTACCGAAGCACTTTTTAACACCTCTTCGGATGATCCTTCGGTAAAAAACACCGAAGAAAACAGTGTTGATCCTTTAATATTTGGTCACAATGATCAAAATAGTACACAATAG
- a CDS encoding EAL domain-containing protein has translation MGVKILLLLTISVTFLFSSQQVNIGVLAFHSKADTLKEWEPVVSYLQQSEPNYTFRILPLNYPEINNAVKNRTLDFIITNSGHYIILEKQYHISRIATMMRYQNTQWVDRFGGVIFTRSDRTDINTLQDLKDKKIAAVDQESLGGYAAQLYELFRNHITKNELKLHFTGMPHTNVVESVLSGKMDVGFVRTNVLEDMAHAGKLDLHKLKIIHPLYQKGFPYHLSTTLYPEWPIAQMRHTDKILSNKVVVALLKRTELHNGEIGWTAPLEYRDIHEMFQTLRLPPYDTPERFNIRDVYNQYKIFIWLLTTLSVIIFIGIFIEILLRKQLFIESQKNKAFLQFSADGVHILDLSGNIILVNDRFCEMLGYTHDEMMGMNISHWEAIFSLKRVQSLSKKLPPEGEIVQTKHRRKDGSIYDAEISVNKIKVGNNIWIYCSARDITERLYHQTQIELAALVYENSSDAILISDAYNHIISVNPAFETLSGYHLKEIEGKITTLLKSDHHQLGFYHQMWNALTITGKWEGEIVDKNKNDELFSKWLSIRTIFDYSGNPYRRIAIFSEITDQKEAKHKLWYQANFDSLTGLLNRQMFQYRLDKELEEIQRRNRSIALLFLDIDHFKDINDTLGHDKGDILLKEVANRITHCLRKNDIIGRFGGDEFTIILLNIESILMIETIASELLIELSHEFELDGEPFYISASIGITIAPEDSLKSETLLMNADQAMYAAKKEGRNRFKFYTSDMQEIIQKRMTIVHDLREAIVQQQFVLYYQPILDLHSGKVHKAEALIRWIKPDGTMINPADFIPITEETGCIVQIGDWIFEEAIRQVQTWRNLFCPNFQISVNKSPVQFLHDGDHSKLINLMEKNNLSFDAIVVEITEGILMEKTTLVQEKLHEFESKGVAVSLDDFGTGFSSLSYLKKFDIDYLKIDQSFVRNVVTDHNDQVLCEAIVAMSHKMGIKVIAEGVETVEQRKYLHSIECDYMQGYLISRPIPPKEFEEKFFGLN, from the coding sequence ATGGGTGTTAAAATACTTCTTCTTTTAACGATTTCAGTCACTTTCTTGTTCTCCTCTCAACAAGTCAACATTGGAGTATTGGCTTTTCATTCAAAAGCGGATACGCTCAAAGAGTGGGAACCAGTTGTATCCTATCTACAACAATCAGAACCAAACTACACTTTTCGTATTCTCCCGTTAAATTACCCCGAAATCAATAATGCCGTTAAAAACAGAACATTAGATTTTATTATTACCAATTCAGGTCATTATATTATTTTGGAAAAACAGTATCACATCTCCCGTATTGCTACCATGATGCGGTATCAAAATACTCAATGGGTTGATCGCTTTGGGGGGGTTATTTTTACCCGTTCGGATCGCACTGATATCAATACGCTCCAAGATTTAAAAGATAAAAAAATAGCTGCTGTCGATCAAGAATCTCTCGGCGGATATGCAGCCCAACTATACGAACTCTTTCGTAATCATATAACTAAAAATGAGTTAAAGCTTCATTTTACCGGTATGCCTCATACCAATGTCGTAGAGAGTGTCCTATCGGGTAAAATGGATGTTGGATTTGTCCGGACAAATGTACTCGAAGATATGGCACATGCCGGTAAGCTCGATTTGCACAAACTAAAAATTATCCATCCGCTATACCAAAAAGGGTTTCCTTATCACCTATCAACCACCCTCTACCCTGAATGGCCGATTGCACAAATGCGCCATACCGATAAGATTCTTTCGAATAAAGTAGTCGTTGCTTTATTGAAACGAACTGAACTTCATAATGGAGAGATTGGTTGGACTGCCCCTTTGGAATACCGTGATATTCACGAGATGTTTCAAACCCTTCGGCTACCGCCCTATGATACACCGGAACGATTTAACATTCGTGATGTCTATAATCAATATAAAATTTTTATTTGGCTTCTAACTACCCTTAGTGTCATCATCTTTATCGGTATATTTATCGAAATCCTTCTTCGAAAACAACTTTTCATTGAGAGCCAAAAAAACAAAGCATTTTTACAATTTTCCGCCGATGGTGTCCACATCCTAGATTTATCAGGAAACATTATTTTAGTGAATGATCGGTTTTGCGAAATGCTCGGCTACACACACGATGAAATGATGGGGATGAATATCAGTCATTGGGAAGCTATTTTTTCACTAAAAAGAGTCCAATCTTTATCAAAAAAACTCCCACCCGAAGGTGAGATTGTTCAAACTAAACATCGACGTAAAGACGGAAGTATTTATGATGCTGAAATAAGTGTCAATAAAATCAAAGTCGGTAACAATATTTGGATTTACTGTTCTGCTCGCGATATCACCGAACGGCTTTACCATCAAACCCAAATCGAATTAGCAGCTCTCGTGTATGAGAACAGCTCGGATGCTATTTTGATCAGTGATGCCTATAATCATATTATCAGTGTAAACCCCGCATTTGAAACCCTCTCAGGATATCATTTAAAAGAGATCGAAGGAAAAATAACCACTTTGTTAAAATCTGATCACCATCAATTAGGATTTTATCATCAAATGTGGAACGCACTTACTATTACCGGTAAATGGGAAGGCGAAATTGTCGATAAAAACAAAAATGATGAACTTTTTTCAAAATGGCTCTCCATTCGTACCATATTTGACTACAGTGGGAATCCGTATCGTAGAATCGCCATCTTTAGTGAAATCACCGATCAAAAAGAGGCGAAGCACAAACTATGGTATCAAGCCAATTTTGATTCATTGACAGGGTTATTAAATCGACAAATGTTCCAATACCGTCTAGACAAAGAGTTAGAAGAAATACAACGACGTAATAGATCAATAGCCCTACTCTTTTTAGATATTGACCATTTCAAAGATATTAATGATACCCTCGGTCACGATAAAGGGGATATCCTGCTCAAAGAAGTAGCAAACAGAATTACCCATTGTCTTCGTAAAAATGATATTATCGGTCGCTTTGGCGGAGATGAATTCACTATTATTCTTTTAAACATTGAGTCCATCCTTATGATTGAAACCATAGCGTCGGAACTTCTTATAGAGCTCTCACATGAATTTGAATTGGATGGTGAACCATTCTATATCTCAGCGAGTATCGGTATTACGATAGCACCGGAAGATAGTCTTAAATCTGAAACTCTTTTGATGAATGCCGATCAGGCAATGTATGCAGCCAAAAAAGAGGGGCGTAATCGATTCAAATTTTATACCTCAGATATGCAAGAGATAATTCAAAAACGGATGACGATAGTTCATGATCTTCGAGAAGCAATTGTGCAACAGCAATTTGTCCTCTATTATCAGCCAATTCTTGATTTGCACTCCGGTAAAGTTCATAAAGCTGAAGCTCTCATACGGTGGATCAAACCTGATGGAACCATGATAAACCCCGCAGATTTTATCCCTATTACTGAAGAGACAGGCTGTATCGTCCAAATCGGAGACTGGATATTTGAAGAAGCGATTCGGCAAGTTCAAACGTGGAGAAATCTGTTTTGCCCTAATTTTCAAATCTCCGTCAACAAATCACCCGTACAATTTCTTCATGATGGAGATCACTCCAAATTAATTAACTTAATGGAAAAAAACAACCTCTCATTTGACGCTATCGTTGTTGAGATTACAGAGGGGATATTGATGGAAAAAACTACCTTAGTCCAAGAAAAACTTCACGAGTTCGAGTCCAAAGGAGTTGCCGTCTCGTTAGATGATTTTGGTACAGGATTCTCTTCCCTCTCCTATCTCAAAAAATTCGATATTGACTATCTCAAAATCGATCAATCGTTTGTCCGAAACGTAGTCACCGATCACAACGATCAGGTTTTATGCGAAGCAATTGTCGCGATGTCCCATAAAATGGGGATAAAAGTGATCGCAGAAGGTGTTGAGACAGTAGAACAACGCAAGTACCTCCACTCCATAGAATGTGATTATATGCAAGGATATTTAATCTCTCGCCCTATTCCACCCAAAGAGTTTGAAGAGAAATTCTTTGGATTGAACTAA
- a CDS encoding RNA polymerase sigma factor FliA, producing the protein MSGAGVYSQELKHQEDQLALQYLPAVKAMSFRLKERLPSSIDYLDLCAIGTEELVKLARRYDEVQNDSFWGYAKTRVYGAMLDYLRSLDLVSRSSRRLIKEIDIQIEHYMAEYDEEPSNAKLSEIMGIEEEKINEARLASDIYTILPLDDQLGNEFAAGTLDQMEQDELVDIIKDVLIGFDEREQMIIQLYYFEELTLKEISEIVNITESRISQIHKSVIRRIKAAVEG; encoded by the coding sequence ATGAGTGGCGCCGGTGTCTATTCACAAGAGCTAAAGCACCAAGAAGATCAGCTTGCCCTCCAATATTTGCCTGCGGTTAAAGCGATGTCGTTTCGTCTCAAAGAGCGACTACCTAGTTCGATTGATTACCTTGATTTGTGTGCTATCGGTACGGAAGAGTTGGTGAAGCTCGCGCGTCGATATGATGAAGTGCAAAATGATTCGTTTTGGGGATATGCAAAAACCAGAGTTTACGGTGCAATGTTGGATTATTTGCGTTCACTCGATTTGGTTAGCCGTTCAAGCCGACGTTTGATAAAAGAGATTGATATTCAGATTGAACACTATATGGCAGAATACGATGAAGAGCCTAGTAATGCGAAATTGTCTGAAATAATGGGGATAGAAGAGGAAAAAATCAATGAAGCGCGATTGGCATCGGATATTTATACCATTTTACCGCTCGATGATCAGTTGGGAAATGAATTCGCAGCGGGGACGCTCGATCAGATGGAACAAGATGAGTTAGTTGATATTATCAAAGATGTTTTAATAGGGTTTGATGAGCGCGAACAGATGATTATTCAGCTTTATTATTTTGAAGAGTTAACCCTTAAAGAGATCAGTGAGATTGTTAATATTACCGAATCACGTATTTCGCAGATTCATAAATCGGTAATTCGACGTATTAAAGCAGCGGTGGAGGGGTAA
- a CDS encoding gamma carbonic anhydrase family protein, translating into MLYNYLHYTPTIGERTWVAPSADVIGRVELGEDVSIWFGTVVRGDVHFIKIGDRTSIQDLSMVHITHHKRDDMSDGYPTIIGNDVTVGHQVMLHGCTIEDACLIGMSATILDGAVIGKESIVGAGALVTKNKVFPPRSLIMGSPAKVIRELSDEEVAELYASAQRYVSFKENYRVSNV; encoded by the coding sequence ATGCTATACAACTACCTCCACTACACCCCTACTATCGGGGAGCGGACATGGGTTGCCCCCTCAGCAGACGTTATCGGTCGCGTTGAGTTAGGTGAAGACGTAAGCATTTGGTTCGGCACGGTTGTACGGGGTGACGTACACTTTATTAAAATCGGAGATCGTACCAGTATCCAAGATTTGAGCATGGTTCACATCACCCATCACAAACGTGACGATATGAGTGATGGCTATCCCACCATTATCGGAAACGACGTCACAGTAGGTCATCAGGTCATGCTCCACGGTTGCACCATCGAAGATGCGTGTCTCATCGGAATGTCTGCCACTATCCTCGATGGAGCGGTAATCGGTAAAGAATCCATCGTCGGTGCGGGTGCATTGGTTACCAAAAACAAAGTATTCCCACCCCGTTCCCTCATTATGGGAAGCCCTGCAAAAGTGATCCGTGAACTCAGCGATGAAGAGGTTGCCGAACTTTACGCCTCTGCGCAACGGTATGTGAGTTTTAAAGAGAACTATCGCGTATCGAATGTCTGA
- the mnmA gene encoding tRNA 2-thiouridine(34) synthase MnmA: MKKVLIGMSGGVDSTVSTLLLKEQGYEVEGVYMKLHSKPGYHEIHQARAQRAADFAGVKLHILDLQEQFNEKVFRPFIETYKAGKTPNPCALCNRNIKFGAMVEFADSIGADFVATGHYIRHDGHYLLQAHDDTKDQSYFLFYIDPSLVSRLIFPLGERHKSDIKAFASGIEGLESFASQSESTEICFVETTYMDVLKPYVPVDQEGEVLNTEGKVVGKHKGYMHYTIGKRKGFNVHGAHDPHFVVEIKPETNQIVVGTREDLECHRVELERVNMFDSRSEFECDVKLRYRTTAVRCSVKIEGEYATVELHEAVLGVASGQAGVFYDGEKLLGGGWIV; encoded by the coding sequence GTGAAAAAAGTGTTGATTGGGATGAGTGGCGGGGTTGACTCGACCGTTTCGACACTCCTTCTCAAGGAACAAGGGTATGAAGTCGAGGGTGTCTATATGAAACTTCACTCCAAACCGGGTTATCATGAAATCCATCAGGCTCGTGCACAAAGGGCGGCAGACTTTGCCGGTGTAAAACTCCATATCCTCGATCTCCAAGAACAGTTCAATGAAAAGGTTTTTAGACCGTTTATCGAGACGTATAAAGCAGGAAAAACACCTAATCCGTGTGCATTGTGCAATCGCAATATAAAATTTGGGGCAATGGTCGAGTTTGCAGACTCTATCGGTGCCGATTTTGTTGCGACGGGGCATTATATCCGACATGACGGTCACTACCTCCTCCAAGCGCACGATGATACGAAAGATCAGAGCTATTTTCTTTTTTATATCGATCCCTCTTTGGTATCACGATTAATATTCCCTTTGGGGGAACGTCATAAAAGCGATATTAAAGCGTTTGCTTCTGGTATAGAGGGGTTGGAGTCATTTGCATCGCAAAGCGAATCAACTGAAATCTGTTTTGTTGAAACAACTTATATGGATGTTTTAAAGCCCTATGTTCCAGTAGACCAAGAGGGTGAAGTACTCAATACGGAAGGTAAAGTAGTGGGTAAACACAAAGGGTACATGCACTACACCATCGGCAAACGTAAAGGATTTAATGTCCACGGTGCGCATGATCCCCATTTTGTTGTGGAAATCAAGCCCGAAACCAATCAAATCGTTGTAGGCACTCGTGAAGATTTAGAGTGTCATCGTGTCGAATTGGAGCGGGTCAATATGTTTGATTCACGAAGTGAATTTGAGTGTGATGTGAAACTTCGCTATCGTACTACGGCGGTACGCTGTTCCGTCAAAATCGAGGGTGAATATGCAACTGTCGAATTGCATGAAGCGGTACTCGGTGTTGCTTCGGGTCAAGCGGGAGTTTTTTATGATGGAGAAAAATTGCTTGGTGGCGGGTGGATTGTTTGA
- a CDS encoding trimeric intracellular cation channel family protein produces MSEFNLVVAADILGIIAFALSGFLVGVRHKLDLLGLLISASITALGGGIVRDVILDRTPFAFNEYYPALTVFTTILIAFLLRHKLRHEIERQWLFVISDTIGLVAFSITGALLAIDAHFNFFGVIILSFLTAVGGGVLRDTMINQVPSVLISDFYGSIALIVAILLILSNALWNLNTASVAIIATLAITLRLLAYTKQWHLPKLEIK; encoded by the coding sequence ATGTCTGAATTTAACCTTGTTGTTGCCGCTGATATCCTCGGTATCATCGCATTTGCTCTCAGCGGATTTCTTGTCGGTGTACGTCACAAACTCGACCTCCTTGGGCTACTTATCTCAGCTTCCATCACCGCACTTGGCGGTGGGATTGTGCGTGACGTGATTTTGGATCGTACACCCTTTGCGTTTAATGAATATTACCCTGCTCTTACCGTTTTTACCACCATTTTGATAGCTTTTTTATTACGACATAAACTACGCCATGAAATAGAGCGTCAATGGCTTTTTGTCATCAGCGATACCATCGGACTGGTCGCTTTTAGCATCACGGGGGCATTGCTCGCTATTGATGCCCATTTTAATTTTTTCGGAGTGATTATACTGAGCTTCCTTACCGCTGTCGGCGGAGGAGTATTACGCGATACAATGATCAACCAAGTCCCCTCGGTTCTTATCAGCGATTTTTACGGCTCTATCGCCCTTATCGTCGCCATATTACTTATCCTCTCTAATGCTCTATGGAATCTCAATACCGCGAGTGTCGCCATCATCGCTACCCTCGCGATTACACTGCGTCTTTTAGCCTATACTAAACAATGGCATTTGCCGAAACTGGAAATAAAATGA